A single region of the Cucumis melo cultivar AY chromosome 3, USDA_Cmelo_AY_1.0, whole genome shotgun sequence genome encodes:
- the LOC127148420 gene encoding uncharacterized protein LOC127148420 yields MSYRRSNFMETDDMFLQFEEDLDNIAGGSSSVGDNTGSSSQQTTPTPRRRAQSRLLELERHVAINGCIPMTIAPGAEKPISPHAVRFSQAIGVCVRKTFSIRCLKWTDVGREYIEVVKGDLQVIKCTTHLYMISFETYLTLTNLMCYVCNVQRLFVLDFNDQAMNRFVEHQMLTIFKEFRADCHRHFKKYSDPEEARANPPNALVGRDED; encoded by the exons atgtcatatcgacgatcaaattttatggagacggatgatatgttcctccagtttgaggaggatttagataacattgcgggagggtcgtcatctgtgggcgacaatacgg ggtcttcttctcaacaaacaactccgactcctaggagacgtgcgcagtctcgactcttggagttagagcgccacgttgcaataaatgggtgcattccgatgacgatcgcccctggagcggagaagcctatttctccacacgccgttcgcttcagccaggcgataggcgtgtgtgtgcgaaagacattttccatccgctgtcttaagtggacggacgttgggagagaatacattgaggtcgtcaagggcgacctccaggtaattaaatgcactacacatttatatatgatttcatttgaaacatatctaactttaaccaatctaatgtgttatgtttgtaatgtgcagcgattgtttgtgcttgatttcaatgatcaagcaatgaacaggtttgttgagcatcagatgctcacgatctttaaagagttccgggccgactgtcatagacatttcaaaaagtacagcgacccggaggaggctcgtgccaacccaccaaacgcattggttggacgtgatgaggattga
- the LOC103485469 gene encoding probable WRKY transcription factor 75 produces the protein MDSSYINFLPTSSSSFFHNSLAMDDHDDELEEESSLKKIKSEASGGKLKKKKKTRKRRFAFETRSQVDVLDDGYRWRKYGQKAVKNNKFPRSYYKCSNEGCKVKKQIQRLTKDEEVVLTTYEGVHSHPIEKPHDSFQNILTHMHIYSS, from the exons atggaTAGTAGTTATATAAACTTTCTCCCAACTTCCTCTTCCAGCTTCTTCCATAACTCATTAGCTATGGACGACCACGACGAtgagttggaagaagaaagcagtttgaaaaaaattaaaagtgaaGCGTCTGGTGggaaattgaagaagaagaagaagacaagaaaaAGGAGATTCGCATTTGAAACGAGGAGCCAAGTTGATGTTCTTGATGATGGGTATCGTTGGAGAAAATATGGTCAAAAGGCTGTTAAGAACAACAAGTTTCCCAG GAGCTATTACAAATGTTCGAACGAAGGATGCAAAGTGAAGAAACAAATTCAACGGCTAACAAAGGATGAAGAAGTTGTATTGACAACCTATGAAGGAGTTCATTCCCATCCTATTGAAAAACCTCATGATTCCTTTCAAAATATCTTGACCCATATGCATATTTACTCTTCTTAG